ATTGTATCTGCATTCTGCAGTCAGTTACATCTTTTTTTTTTTGGGTCAACATTGTATAAATATAATACAAGGTTTCTGATTGCGTTGTGCATTTTCCGGCGGATAAACAGCTACATTTGGGACCATAATGGGCTTTAAAGGAGCCCATAAACGTAAAGCCATTGACGCTTCCTTTTTACGCAAGAAAGGTCACAAATCACAATCACATCAGGTATTTGTAAGATTATATAGTACCTGGTAATTTAGAACCCCAAGACTCTCAGGCTTCCGTTGTTGAGTTCTTGCCTCTGTCAAGGTGGTTCCTAGCTTCGCCTTTGCTCTTTAACTTCAAAAATGTGTGGAGATATTCTTTTGTTGAGTGTTCCATGTTTCGAGTATAGATTTAAAGAATCAAACCTATTGCAATGCTAAGAAAATCGTAGCTAATAATATCTAAGCCTGGGCAAAGAAAATTTGTTGAATGTTGGCAGTATACTACAAGACTCTACACGATTCATGATGTACACTTAGGAGACTATGTGAACAATCCTTTGTAACAAAGTGATCCATGTCAGTGACGCATCATCTACTAGAACTAAAGAGTTGAATATAAAAGATATGGCTGAGTTGCCTAGAACACAAGGAACTCTAAACAACAATGAGAAATCTTTGAAAATTTCTCATCAAGTATTTTTTTTTATTATACACAACAGTTGAGCAAACTTAAAACCACATCTGTAAATGATTTAATTGAATCCCCACAGGTAAATAATTTCCAAGACCCTATGTTTTCCTCTCTCCCAACCATTCTATATAAGCTCAATTTCTTCCAAAATTACAACCATTTGACCTTTTCTCATAAGCTCTTCTCATTCTCCCCAAGCACAATCTAGTATTGATCCCTTTTAAAATCCGGCGACCATCAAGAGGAAGTGTTGAGCCACCGAGATTGCGTTAACTCATTGGACTGGTGAGAGGAGATAGCATCTCATTGCTTGTTGTGCACCTTAAATCCAAAGATTTTAGGAACATAGCTTTGAGTCGGCTTCTGCGGTTTCAAGTTTCCATAAGCCATGAGAAACAAATGTGGGAAAGTAGTCCCAAAGTAAGCTCCATCAATGTCTGCAATAACCATTAAGGAAACAAAAGAAAAAGCTAATCCAATGTCTAACCGGCAAGACTGCATCATGCTATGCTAATAAAATGTAAAAAAAAAAGGATACTGCCTTGGTATTTAGATCGCGGGTAGTAAACATCCTCGCATTTAGGGCAGTATATCTTCACCGTGCTCGACCTCGGAATATCAGATTGCCCAACTGGAAGACAAGGCTGCCCGCAACAGAAGACTCTCGGACATCTCCCAAAATCATAGTTCTTGTACTTCTCCAACTACAAAGAGAGATTCAACGTCATTCACAAAGACCATATAACATAACATAAAAGGACTCTTGTTTCATTTACCATAGCAGCCATTCCTTTAGTTGTAAGAATGTAACGAACATGAATAAGACCATACAACATCTCAGCAGCTGATTCCACCAGCTCATTCTGTTCTTCAGTAAACATATCACCTAATTCAAACAAAATAAAAAAAAAGTTATTAAAAGAAGTAGCTTTATATGAATGAACCTTGGTTCACCACTTACTGTTTGATGACTCAACATCTAAGATGAGATCAAGTGCATAATCATAGTAAGGAACTTGACCACTCAACCCACAGAGATTGAAATCATCCTGCACATAATCCTCATCCACTTCACAGAAAAACTCGTTCCCTCTCAAGCTACAGAACCACGAGATCCACGACGTGTCGTCATCACCTTCCGAGCCACTCACTTCAGATCCTTCTTCTTCGCTATCGGTTTCAGATTGATCCGGAAGGTGAGATTTAGCGGTGGAGGTTGAAGGGTTTGAGTCTTTGCCTTTAGAAGTGGAAGGCGAAGTTTTCTTGAGATGTTTGTCTAAAGCTTCGTTGATCCGTTTCCGATCTATAGCTCCGGTGAGGAGGTCCGATCTCGATGACCCACCACTGCCCATTATGCCTCCGCTTCGATCTTTGTACATAATTTGGTACTAAGAGGTTGGATTCGATTCAAAGTGTTGGACTTTCTTATCGTTAAGAGAGAGGAGAGAGGCGGAGAAATCTAAGAGTAAGAGGAAAGAGAAGAAGAAGGGAGAAGAAGAAGGGGTAAAGAGTGCTCTGCTTTTTCCCTGTTGTTTCTTCTCTTCGTCTACTCTTTGTTTGATTATTTATTTTCTGTTATTTGTTAGTGGGCTTTCTTATTGGGCCTTATCTTCGAACACATGAAAACAATTCCACAAACAAAGATTCAGAGACGAGGTAACAATGAAGAAGTTATGATTACTCCGCAAGCACTTCTTTTAAGCATATTTTAGTTTTGAATGAGCAAGAATTTTTACTTTATTTTGAATGAGCAAGAATGTTTTTCTCTTTATGTGATAAGCTTTGTGACAACTAAGAGAAGAGAATGCAGATGTTATTACTCCATTGATGTCACTTTTAAAGCTTTAATCAACTAAACCACTTTCTTCATTCTATGTATTCATTCATGTGGTGGAAGCCAAACTATTGATAAATTATAGCAATTAGATAAGCTTTAAAACTCTCTACTTTATAACATAAAAGTTCAACACATACATTAA
The DNA window shown above is from Brassica oleracea var. oleracea cultivar TO1000 chromosome C3, BOL, whole genome shotgun sequence and carries:
- the LOC106328696 gene encoding putative casein kinase II subunit beta-4; its protein translation is MYKDRSGGIMGSGGSSRSDLLTGAIDRKRINEALDKHLKKTSPSTSKGKDSNPSTSTAKSHLPDQSETDSEEEGSEVSGSEGDDDTSWISWFCSLRGNEFFCEVDEDYVQDDFNLCGLSGQVPYYDYALDLILDVESSNSDMFTEEQNELVESAAEMLYGLIHVRYILTTKGMAAMLEKYKNYDFGRCPRVFCCGQPCLPVGQSDIPRSSTVKIYCPKCEDVYYPRSKYQGNIDGAYFGTTFPHLFLMAYGNLKPQKPTQSYVPKIFGFKVHNKQ